One Edaphobacter flagellatus genomic region harbors:
- a CDS encoding NmrA family NAD(P)-binding protein — MKVAMGCHVINRNPYQISSEHMGEIKMASPILVTGAAGRIGGVGRTITELLLRQGQMVRAMVRTEDERAQVLRDMGAEVVVGSLLDLDSMHRAIDQYWARVALARWEIGAIRILADEERTREIKRYHTTVQEYLFRSGSTISQEYRHPFDQWN; from the coding sequence GTGAAGGTAGCCATGGGCTGTCACGTAATTAACCGGAATCCTTATCAGATTTCAAGTGAACACATGGGAGAGATAAAGATGGCAAGTCCAATCTTAGTTACCGGTGCGGCAGGACGCATCGGCGGCGTAGGGCGCACGATCACCGAGCTGCTGTTGAGGCAAGGCCAGATGGTACGAGCGATGGTGCGAACTGAAGACGAACGCGCGCAGGTGTTGCGCGACATGGGGGCGGAAGTGGTGGTCGGCAGTCTGCTCGATCTCGATTCCATGCACCGGGCAATCGACCAATATTGGGCAAGGGTCGCGTTAGCCAGGTGGGAGATCGGCGCAATCCGCATCCTTGCAGATGAAGAGAGAACACGCGAGATAAAGAGATATCACACAACAGTACAGGAGTATCTATTCCGATCCGGATCAACCATCAGCCAAGAGTATCGTCATCCCTTTGATCAGTGGAACTAA
- a CDS encoding YihY/virulence factor BrkB family protein, producing MEAVRPAVPQSGFIPQAVALFRYMAATEVHTYAFSVAANAILSLFPFIVLLLTLSRRVFHSRNMEQVVGERMRGFLPLGQDFVMRNMQLLAHPRKNVQILSLVMLLVSSTGVFLPLEVALNRVWGVGKNRNYLHNQIVSLGLAFAVGALALISIALTSSSSVVLPKLFFGHTQGFAYGLVAAWFPKICAAGASVFLFFLIYWILPNRRIPARAVLPTALMAGLLWDVAKYLYVRALPWLDFQSVYGPFYISVGLMMWAFLTGLLLLAGAHVSATRYTLRLARQVEYEEARKTQMEAQEQVKEKRNGDR from the coding sequence ATGGAGGCTGTCAGGCCCGCCGTTCCGCAGTCAGGATTTATTCCCCAGGCGGTCGCTCTTTTTCGTTATATGGCTGCCACCGAAGTGCACACTTATGCGTTCAGCGTCGCGGCCAACGCTATCCTCTCGCTCTTTCCCTTTATCGTGTTGCTGTTGACCCTTAGCCGTCGCGTCTTTCACTCCCGCAACATGGAACAGGTCGTCGGAGAGAGGATGCGCGGGTTCCTTCCTCTCGGGCAGGATTTCGTCATGCGGAACATGCAGTTGCTTGCGCATCCTCGAAAAAATGTTCAGATTCTCTCGCTCGTGATGCTGCTCGTCAGCTCTACCGGCGTCTTCCTGCCGCTCGAGGTGGCCCTCAATCGAGTCTGGGGAGTAGGGAAGAACCGCAACTACCTTCATAACCAGATCGTCTCGCTGGGGCTGGCTTTTGCTGTGGGGGCGCTGGCGTTGATCTCCATTGCCCTCACCTCCAGCTCGAGCGTGGTGCTGCCAAAGCTTTTCTTCGGACATACTCAGGGTTTCGCTTATGGGCTTGTTGCGGCATGGTTTCCTAAGATTTGCGCTGCCGGGGCAAGCGTATTTCTCTTCTTTCTGATCTACTGGATTCTCCCCAACCGCAGAATACCGGCCCGGGCAGTTCTCCCTACCGCGCTCATGGCTGGTCTTCTGTGGGATGTGGCAAAGTACCTGTATGTCCGCGCGCTGCCCTGGCTGGACTTCCAGTCTGTCTACGGGCCGTTCTATATCTCGGTGGGGTTGATGATGTGGGCATTTCTTACCGGCCTGTTGCTTCTGGCTGGTGCGCACGTCTCGGCAACACGCTACACCCTGCGGCTGGCTCGGCAGGTAGAGTACGAGGAGGCACGGAAGACTCAGATGGAGGCTCAGGAGCAGGTGAAGGAGAAGCGCAATGGAGACCGCTAG
- a CDS encoding quinone oxidoreductase family protein, with amino-acid sequence MNAAVVESFSTPPRYTTFNDPTAAEGELIVRVVAAGLHPIVKSLANGSHYGSTGVLPFVPGVDGVGHLEDGTRVYFGVARSPFGSFAERTVTRKDFLVPLPGSCDSNVVAATANPGMSSWVALKERAKFISGESVLILGATGSAGQLAIQIAKRLGARHIVAVGRNVNFDALHSLGADSVISLQQDRNALIEALRKEWTETGIDIVLDYLWGEPAEAVLEAIARKGLQHSAPRVRYVQIGGSAGPTITLPAATLRSSGLELLGSGFGSASMEEIFRSLAEFFAASAAQPFQANIRPVALKDVEALWNTSGEHTRLIFQP; translated from the coding sequence GTGAACGCAGCCGTCGTCGAATCCTTCAGCACGCCGCCACGCTATACCACCTTCAACGATCCCACTGCCGCAGAAGGCGAGCTCATCGTTCGTGTCGTCGCTGCCGGCCTTCACCCCATCGTTAAATCGCTCGCAAACGGAAGCCACTATGGCAGCACCGGTGTACTTCCCTTCGTCCCCGGCGTAGATGGCGTAGGCCATCTTGAGGACGGCACTCGCGTCTACTTCGGCGTGGCACGCAGCCCCTTTGGCTCCTTTGCCGAGCGCACCGTGACGCGCAAAGATTTTCTGGTTCCCCTGCCCGGCAGTTGCGACAGCAATGTCGTTGCCGCAACCGCTAACCCGGGAATGTCCTCCTGGGTAGCTCTCAAAGAACGAGCAAAGTTTATTTCCGGCGAAAGTGTTCTTATCCTCGGCGCAACCGGCTCTGCCGGCCAACTGGCCATCCAGATCGCGAAGCGCCTCGGTGCACGCCACATCGTCGCCGTGGGACGCAACGTCAATTTCGATGCGCTGCATTCCCTCGGCGCCGACTCCGTAATCTCGCTGCAACAGGATCGCAACGCCCTCATCGAGGCTCTGCGCAAAGAGTGGACCGAAACAGGAATCGACATCGTCCTCGATTATCTCTGGGGAGAACCCGCAGAAGCCGTCTTGGAAGCCATCGCGCGTAAGGGCCTGCAGCACAGCGCCCCGCGTGTGCGTTACGTTCAGATCGGCGGCAGCGCTGGCCCTACCATCACATTGCCTGCGGCAACACTGCGCAGCTCCGGGCTCGAGCTTCTTGGCAGCGGCTTCGGCAGCGCTTCTATGGAAGAAATCTTTCGTTCTCTCGCCGAATTTTTCGCGGCTTCGGCAGCGCAGCCCTTTCAGGCAAACATTCGGCCCGTCGCACTCAAAGATGTCGAAGCGCTCTGGAATACTTCAGGCGAGCACACTCGCCTCATCTTTCAACCCTGA
- a CDS encoding VWA domain-containing protein: MLLLLSLVLLSGPRRTAAQDDSRITVNVVLVQLNIAVTDRKGNYVTGLKPEDFVITEDKIPEKIATFEEGNEPTTRLVMSGPEGRMISQPVIPESVRQSENGTAVTTGSGQGITGANVFILFDTSNYMYRGFVFAQDSIADFIRSLEGVSSVAFYSYSRDLSRAVPLTPERQTVLRGVRSTVAGDDAALYNSLLLTVKDAARLTGRKAIVVFSNGPDNASLVPPEDVAELAQSTGTIIYMISTRDAQAEPISTAVFERMSKATGGKAYFAKSWKDEKDAFASIREDLAHLYSLSYYPAANPNRGWRSISVKLVGEAAQKYRIRTRDGYRVLKPAQVATAGPAPVAASSEGIPQ, from the coding sequence ATGCTTCTATTGTTATCCCTGGTGTTGCTGAGCGGACCGCGGAGAACTGCGGCGCAGGATGATTCGCGCATCACGGTCAACGTTGTGCTGGTTCAGTTGAACATTGCCGTCACCGATCGGAAAGGAAACTATGTGACCGGGCTGAAGCCGGAGGATTTTGTCATTACGGAAGACAAAATTCCGGAGAAGATCGCGACGTTTGAAGAGGGCAATGAGCCGACGACGCGTTTGGTGATGAGCGGACCGGAGGGCAGGATGATCTCGCAGCCGGTTATTCCGGAGTCCGTAAGACAGAGTGAGAATGGAACGGCGGTCACGACTGGGTCGGGGCAGGGGATTACGGGTGCGAACGTGTTTATTCTGTTCGACACGAGCAACTATATGTATCGCGGCTTTGTGTTTGCGCAGGATTCGATTGCAGATTTCATCCGTTCGCTGGAAGGCGTAAGCAGCGTGGCTTTTTATTCGTACAGCCGCGATCTATCGCGTGCCGTTCCGCTAACGCCGGAGCGACAGACGGTGCTGCGGGGTGTGCGGAGCACGGTGGCGGGAGATGATGCTGCACTTTACAACAGTCTTTTGCTTACGGTGAAGGATGCGGCGCGCTTGACGGGCCGCAAGGCGATCGTGGTGTTTTCGAACGGGCCCGACAATGCGAGCCTGGTGCCGCCGGAGGATGTCGCGGAGCTGGCGCAATCAACGGGGACGATCATTTATATGATCAGCACGCGGGATGCGCAGGCCGAGCCGATCTCGACGGCGGTCTTCGAGCGCATGAGCAAGGCGACGGGAGGCAAGGCATATTTCGCGAAGAGCTGGAAGGATGAGAAGGACGCCTTTGCATCGATTCGCGAGGATCTGGCGCATCTGTATTCGCTGAGCTATTATCCGGCGGCGAATCCGAACCGTGGGTGGCGAAGCATCTCGGTGAAGCTGGTGGGCGAGGCTGCGCAGAAGTATCGCATTCGTACGAGAGATGGGTATCGCGTGCTGAAACCGGCGCAGGTTGCGACGGCGGGACCGGCTCCGGTGGCGGCTTCGTCGGAGGGGATCCCGCAGTAG
- a CDS encoding DUF3011 domain-containing protein — MRSNLRFLSTFIFSLLALAVLSSIPAHGQTITCSSDDGKRNYCSANTRGGVQMINQRSGSPCIQGQTWGWNNNQIWVDKGCRADFAVGNNGGGWNGGGNNGQTITCSSDDGKRNYCNANTRGGVQMVNQRSGSPCIQGQTWGWNNNQIWVDKGCRADFSVGNGNNGGGWNGGGWNGGGNNGQTITCSSDDGRRNYCSANTRGGVQMVNQRSGSPCIQGQTWGWNNNQIWVDKGCRADFSVGNGNGNGNGNGNGWGFGNGWKNGAGVNITCSSDDGGRRFCNFPNGTNPRNVVLTNQRSGSPCIQNQTWGWNNNQVWVDKGCRADFQTTR, encoded by the coding sequence ATGCGTTCGAATCTGCGGTTCCTGTCCACCTTCATCTTTTCCCTTCTGGCTCTCGCTGTCCTCAGCAGCATTCCCGCGCATGGCCAGACCATCACCTGTTCCTCCGACGACGGCAAACGCAACTATTGCAGCGCTAATACGCGTGGCGGTGTGCAGATGATCAACCAGCGCAGCGGCTCACCCTGCATCCAGGGACAGACCTGGGGTTGGAACAACAATCAGATCTGGGTCGACAAAGGCTGCCGCGCCGACTTCGCTGTAGGCAATAACGGTGGCGGCTGGAATGGCGGCGGCAATAACGGCCAGACCATCACCTGTTCCTCCGACGACGGCAAACGAAACTACTGTAATGCCAATACACGCGGTGGCGTCCAGATGGTCAATCAGCGCAGCGGTTCACCTTGTATTCAAGGGCAGACCTGGGGCTGGAACAACAACCAGATCTGGGTCGACAAAGGCTGCCGCGCCGACTTCTCTGTAGGCAATGGAAATAACGGCGGCGGTTGGAACGGTGGTGGCTGGAATGGCGGCGGCAACAACGGCCAGACCATCACCTGCTCTTCCGACGATGGTCGACGCAACTATTGCAGCGCCAATACACGCGGCGGCGTCCAGATGGTCAATCAACGCAGCGGCTCGCCTTGCATCCAGGGACAGACCTGGGGCTGGAACAACAACCAGATCTGGGTCGACAAAGGTTGCCGTGCCGACTTCTCCGTAGGCAACGGAAATGGCAACGGGAATGGAAATGGGAATGGATGGGGATTCGGCAACGGTTGGAAGAACGGTGCCGGCGTCAACATTACCTGCTCCTCCGACGACGGCGGACGCCGCTTCTGCAACTTCCCCAATGGAACGAACCCGCGCAATGTCGTTCTCACGAACCAGCGCAGCGGCTCACCCTGCATCCAGAACCAGACCTGGGGCTGGAACAACAATCAGGTTTGGGTCGACAAGGGCTGCCGCGCCGACTTTCAGACCACACGCTGA
- a CDS encoding glycoside hydrolase family 95 protein: MQNLTTRRRFLATSAAAAAATQPGALGWAMQAAQGQATEDESTPYKLFFDQPAASWPDSLPVGNGRLGACVFGQPGKERIQLNEESIWDGEVRDRNNPVGNITVQKMRQLLFAGRIAEAEALVLTDFLAVPRRLPCYQTLGDLHLDFGDITDTANYRLELNLDTAIVTTTFTHQDVNYRREVFASQPDQAIVIRLTASRPGKISFRATLDRPANFKTAAIAQNRLTLSGEALPVNDNPGLPIKERQVGVKYYAELLAVSTDGTTSTQEGALTVSKATAVTLFIDCATNLRYQAGEAAMHQAVTNNLLGAAARPYADLRARHIADHQRLFRRASITIGSTNPAADPNAGIATDKRLAKIKAGGEDLGLLGIYFQFGRYMLIGSSRTGTIAANLQGIWNESVDPPWGSKYTININIQMIYWLAERANLSELHAPLFDLIDHTRTPGRTTAQHYYNARGMVTHHNTDVWGDCVPVDALGGGVWPMGAAWLSLHLWDHYDYTGNATFLRERGYPVLRENALFLLDYMVTDPATEKFVTGPSCSPENKYKLPDGTAHNVCMAPTMDIEIVRAVLTRLLQAASVLATTPEWDATADAELHNRARLALIKLPPFQIGKAGNLQEWQADYAENEPGHRHISHLFALFPEDQITPHRTPELAKAARVTLDRRLAAGGGSTGWSRAWIVCCMARLEDGEAAYESLTRLLADSTRGNLFDICGVKPNSPFQIDGNLGGPTGMVEMLLQSHAGGSGNSMQRGVESPANIIRLLPALPKAWSTGTFRGLRARGGLEIDLEWENGKATVATLRARLDLTHHILAPKGQHIASISPTTTQPIPSENPGELILPMRAGETFTVRFA, encoded by the coding sequence ATGCAGAACCTCACCACCCGTCGCCGATTTCTGGCGACCTCCGCCGCAGCGGCTGCTGCCACGCAGCCCGGCGCACTGGGCTGGGCGATGCAGGCCGCGCAGGGTCAGGCAACAGAGGATGAGTCCACTCCATACAAACTCTTCTTCGATCAACCCGCCGCATCCTGGCCAGACTCTCTGCCCGTCGGAAACGGACGTCTCGGAGCCTGCGTTTTTGGCCAGCCCGGCAAGGAGCGCATTCAGCTCAACGAAGAGTCCATCTGGGACGGCGAGGTGCGCGATCGCAATAACCCCGTCGGCAATATCACTGTCCAGAAGATGCGCCAGCTCCTCTTTGCAGGCCGCATCGCTGAAGCCGAGGCATTGGTTCTCACAGACTTCCTCGCTGTTCCACGACGTCTTCCCTGCTATCAGACGCTCGGTGATCTTCATCTCGACTTCGGCGATATAACCGACACCGCCAACTATCGGCTTGAGCTAAACCTCGACACCGCCATCGTCACAACCACCTTCACGCATCAAGACGTCAACTACCGTCGCGAGGTCTTCGCCTCGCAGCCCGATCAAGCTATCGTCATCCGCCTCACCGCCAGCCGCCCCGGTAAGATCAGCTTCCGCGCAACGTTGGATCGACCTGCCAACTTCAAGACCGCGGCCATTGCACAAAATCGCCTGACACTCTCCGGCGAAGCGCTTCCCGTCAACGACAACCCGGGACTTCCCATTAAAGAGCGGCAAGTTGGCGTCAAATATTATGCCGAGCTACTGGCCGTCTCCACCGACGGAACCACCTCCACACAGGAAGGTGCACTCACCGTCTCCAAAGCAACGGCGGTCACGCTCTTCATCGACTGCGCGACAAACCTGCGTTATCAGGCAGGCGAAGCTGCCATGCACCAGGCTGTCACCAACAATCTTCTCGGTGCCGCGGCCAGACCGTATGCCGACCTGCGCGCGCGGCACATCGCCGATCATCAGCGTCTTTTCCGTCGTGCCTCGATCACGATCGGAAGCACCAATCCAGCTGCCGATCCGAATGCCGGCATCGCAACGGACAAACGCCTCGCCAAAATCAAAGCCGGTGGCGAAGACCTGGGACTACTTGGCATCTACTTCCAGTTCGGCCGCTACATGCTGATCGGCAGCTCCCGTACCGGAACGATAGCCGCCAATCTGCAAGGCATCTGGAACGAATCGGTCGATCCGCCCTGGGGATCGAAGTACACCATCAACATCAATATTCAGATGATCTACTGGCTGGCCGAGCGAGCAAATCTCTCCGAGCTCCATGCGCCGCTCTTCGATCTCATCGACCACACACGAACTCCCGGCCGCACCACAGCGCAGCACTACTACAACGCACGCGGCATGGTCACCCATCACAACACCGACGTGTGGGGAGACTGCGTCCCCGTCGATGCTCTCGGCGGAGGCGTATGGCCCATGGGCGCCGCCTGGCTCTCGCTGCATCTGTGGGACCACTACGACTACACCGGCAATGCCACCTTCCTGCGCGAACGCGGCTACCCTGTCCTCCGAGAGAATGCTCTCTTTCTTCTCGACTACATGGTCACCGACCCTGCCACCGAAAAATTTGTGACGGGCCCATCCTGCTCGCCCGAGAACAAGTACAAACTGCCCGACGGCACAGCGCACAATGTCTGCATGGCTCCCACGATGGATATCGAGATCGTGCGTGCCGTACTCACACGTCTTCTGCAAGCCGCCTCTGTCCTGGCTACCACGCCAGAGTGGGATGCTACCGCCGACGCCGAGTTGCACAACCGCGCGCGCCTCGCCCTCATCAAGCTCCCTCCCTTTCAGATCGGCAAGGCTGGCAATCTTCAGGAGTGGCAGGCCGACTACGCAGAAAACGAGCCCGGCCACCGCCACATCTCTCACCTCTTCGCGCTCTTCCCCGAAGACCAGATCACGCCGCATCGAACACCGGAGCTGGCAAAGGCCGCACGTGTCACGCTTGATCGCAGACTCGCCGCTGGTGGTGGAAGCACCGGCTGGTCTCGTGCATGGATCGTTTGCTGCATGGCTCGCCTCGAAGACGGCGAAGCCGCTTACGAAAGCCTTACGCGTCTCCTCGCCGATTCCACGCGCGGCAATCTCTTCGACATCTGCGGGGTGAAACCAAACTCCCCCTTCCAGATAGACGGCAACCTCGGCGGCCCGACAGGCATGGTCGAAATGCTCCTCCAATCGCATGCTGGAGGATCAGGCAACTCCATGCAGCGCGGTGTAGAGTCTCCGGCAAACATCATCCGACTTTTGCCCGCACTCCCTAAAGCCTGGAGCACCGGCACCTTCCGCGGCCTGCGCGCACGCGGCGGCCTTGAGATCGACCTCGAATGGGAGAACGGCAAAGCGACTGTGGCCACCCTGCGCGCACGCCTCGACCTCACCCACCACATTCTGGCTCCAAAGGGACAGCACATCGCCTCCATCTCGCCTACCACCACCCAACCCATACCCAGCGAGAACCCCGGCGAGCTCATTCTTCCCATGCGCGCCGGCGAAACCTTCACCGTCCGGTTTGCCTGA
- a CDS encoding site-specific integrase, with translation MFPTFGRGERKGQPVPRHAKNFLNWRVRPIAARLGIPKHLVTFQVMRRSLGTHLSGHGTLKDTQGALRHASITTTGNVYVQVVEENVMRAVNSHATTVLEGWSPAVGAMGLTGRNIRLLPVPSRGA, from the coding sequence ATGTTTCCGACCTTCGGACGCGGCGAGCGAAAAGGACAACCCGTTCCCCGCCACGCCAAGAACTTCCTCAACTGGCGGGTTCGTCCGATTGCAGCCAGGCTGGGGATTCCCAAACACCTCGTGACCTTTCAGGTCATGCGGCGTTCCTTGGGCACCCATCTTTCAGGCCACGGGACGCTCAAGGATACGCAAGGCGCTCTCCGTCACGCGAGCATCACAACCACTGGCAATGTGTATGTGCAGGTGGTTGAAGAGAACGTGATGCGCGCTGTGAACTCTCACGCGACGACGGTGCTGGAAGGCTGGTCTCCGGCAGTCGGAGCGATGGGCTTGACAGGGCGGAATATAAGACTACTCCCTGTTCCATCGCGAGGTGCGTAA
- a CDS encoding acyl-CoA desaturase produces MGREHQEGRINWITAIAMGLFHVGAIAALFFFSWTNLAVAVVMYFFAINVGIGMCYHRLLTHRGYKTPRWMEYFLTACGTMALEGGPIFWVATHRVHHQNSDHDGDPHTPHDGTWWAHAGWIISGRALHSETALLGRYAPDLTRDPMHVWLSKFHWLPLTVAGFLQIALGAALAAPGHRVVGALGMVLWGTFLRTTLGLHATWLVNSATHLWGSRRFETHDDSRNSWWVAILTGGEGWHNNHHAHPVSARHGLAWYEFDINYYGIWVMSKLGLAKKIQIAKFDPANPKPAGM; encoded by the coding sequence ATGGGACGCGAGCACCAGGAAGGCCGTATCAACTGGATCACCGCCATCGCCATGGGCCTCTTCCACGTCGGAGCCATCGCCGCGCTGTTCTTCTTCTCCTGGACCAATCTCGCTGTCGCCGTCGTCATGTACTTCTTCGCAATCAATGTCGGCATCGGCATGTGCTATCACCGCCTGCTCACGCACCGCGGCTATAAGACCCCCCGCTGGATGGAATACTTCCTCACCGCCTGCGGCACCATGGCGCTCGAGGGAGGACCGATCTTCTGGGTCGCCACCCACCGCGTCCATCATCAGAACTCCGACCACGACGGCGACCCGCACACCCCGCACGACGGCACCTGGTGGGCACACGCCGGCTGGATCATCTCCGGCCGCGCTCTGCACTCCGAAACCGCTCTCCTCGGCCGCTACGCTCCCGACCTCACCCGCGATCCCATGCACGTCTGGCTCTCCAAGTTCCACTGGCTGCCGCTGACCGTCGCCGGCTTCCTTCAGATCGCCCTCGGCGCTGCTCTCGCGGCGCCCGGCCACCGCGTCGTCGGAGCCCTCGGCATGGTTCTCTGGGGAACCTTCCTCCGTACCACCCTCGGCCTGCACGCCACCTGGCTCGTCAACTCAGCCACACACCTCTGGGGCTCGCGCCGCTTCGAAACCCACGACGACTCCCGCAACTCCTGGTGGGTCGCCATTCTCACCGGCGGCGAAGGCTGGCACAACAACCACCATGCCCACCCCGTCAGCGCGCGTCACGGACTCGCCTGGTACGAGTTCGACATCAACTACTACGGCATCTGGGTCATGTCCAAGCTCGGGCTCGCCAAAAAGATCCAGATCGCAAAGTTCGATCCGGCCAATCCAAAGCCTGCCGGAATGTAG
- a CDS encoding PP2C family protein-serine/threonine phosphatase has protein sequence METASKSRWSEWRPPSGLAGAVFWLAAWFCLLFLLRMIPGSVGTFFTVIQWLVGIALAVTVIPLTFRFVRRRMLWSLRNKLVLTYLLIGLAPVVLFVAFVLISAYIAAGQFAIHLADSRLQEELAQMSNDNSHRIGMAAQLIEGVPIPSPRASFGTDQTIVTTARPRLHRESVVYVNGAPTQTDISTKGKTPLGLPAWAAELKGGQFQGLVLDGGELFLTVVNQRKLSDGRLLSLVTSLEVDTPVMDMIAAGLGRVQLRPEDRLGSADTNSNATPNASRPKSVRFRARDQVGNKNAASVMGGEQPPAVNWTDIQVNFLSTVGVTDWDTGEHDTIPIKVDSRPSRLYNQLFGASLGGIVTNVYRIGLIVLCVVFGLIELLALIMAIRLSRTITTSVADLYGATQKIDKGELDHRIGVTREDQLADLSRSFNKMTGSLQRLMHEQKEKERLQNEISIAQEVQANLFPRQITSLPTLELHGICRPARSVSGDYYDFLVFHEAAHNGHYNRRETGVGIAIGDISGKGISAALLMATLHSAVRAYRFASEELVFSESVVDGLLASRDERGGDCDELFQSPGRILSLLNRHLYRSTQPEKYATLFLAHYDAGNSTLTYSNAGQLPPLVLGRDGTVRRLDRGGTVVGLMDGMRYEEDRFKMRSGDILVAYSDGVTEPENDFGEFGEERLMEVVSRYRDQPLHVISNQVMQALDAWIGADEQPDDITLVLARQV, from the coding sequence ATGGAGACCGCTAGCAAGTCACGCTGGTCTGAATGGCGTCCTCCATCCGGCCTTGCCGGGGCCGTCTTCTGGCTTGCCGCCTGGTTCTGTCTTCTGTTCCTGTTGCGCATGATTCCCGGATCCGTCGGGACATTTTTTACCGTGATTCAGTGGCTGGTCGGTATTGCACTTGCCGTCACGGTGATTCCCCTGACCTTCCGTTTTGTCCGTCGTCGCATGCTGTGGAGCCTGCGCAATAAGCTGGTGCTCACCTATCTGCTTATCGGACTGGCGCCTGTCGTTCTCTTTGTCGCCTTTGTCCTGATCTCTGCCTACATTGCGGCAGGACAATTTGCGATTCATCTCGCCGACTCTCGTCTGCAGGAAGAGCTGGCGCAGATGAGCAACGACAACTCCCATCGTATTGGCATGGCTGCTCAGCTGATCGAAGGCGTTCCTATTCCGTCTCCGCGAGCATCTTTCGGTACGGACCAGACAATAGTTACGACCGCGCGTCCTCGCCTGCACCGCGAAAGTGTTGTCTACGTGAACGGGGCTCCTACGCAGACTGATATTTCCACGAAGGGCAAGACTCCACTTGGCTTGCCTGCGTGGGCCGCCGAACTCAAGGGAGGACAGTTTCAGGGATTGGTCCTCGATGGTGGAGAGCTCTTTCTTACGGTGGTCAATCAACGCAAGCTCAGCGATGGGCGGCTTCTGAGTCTTGTCACCAGCCTTGAGGTCGATACTCCGGTGATGGATATGATCGCCGCCGGGCTCGGTCGCGTGCAGCTTCGTCCCGAAGACAGGCTCGGCTCAGCGGATACCAATTCAAATGCAACTCCCAATGCCTCCCGCCCGAAGAGCGTCCGGTTTCGTGCTCGCGATCAGGTCGGTAATAAAAATGCCGCTTCTGTCATGGGAGGAGAGCAGCCTCCTGCTGTCAACTGGACCGACATCCAGGTCAACTTCCTCTCCACGGTCGGTGTTACCGATTGGGACACAGGCGAGCATGACACGATTCCTATCAAGGTAGACTCTCGTCCTTCGCGCCTCTACAACCAGCTCTTCGGCGCATCGCTTGGCGGAATCGTTACGAACGTTTACCGCATTGGCCTTATCGTTCTTTGTGTCGTCTTCGGCCTTATCGAGCTGCTGGCTCTTATTATGGCCATTCGACTTAGTCGTACGATTACCACTTCCGTCGCCGACCTCTACGGCGCAACGCAGAAGATCGACAAAGGCGAGCTCGACCATCGCATTGGCGTCACTCGCGAAGACCAGCTCGCAGATTTGAGTCGCTCCTTCAATAAGATGACTGGCTCGCTGCAGCGGCTGATGCATGAGCAGAAGGAGAAAGAACGCCTTCAGAACGAGATCTCCATCGCGCAGGAGGTGCAGGCCAACCTGTTTCCACGCCAGATCACCAGTCTTCCCACGCTGGAACTGCATGGTATTTGCCGGCCAGCACGTTCTGTCTCCGGTGACTACTACGACTTTCTTGTCTTCCATGAAGCTGCGCACAATGGTCATTACAATCGTCGCGAGACCGGTGTTGGCATCGCGATTGGAGACATCAGCGGAAAGGGAATTTCTGCGGCGCTGCTGATGGCCACGTTGCACTCTGCGGTTCGCGCTTACCGCTTTGCCAGCGAGGAGCTGGTTTTTAGCGAGTCGGTTGTCGACGGGTTGCTGGCGAGCCGCGATGAGCGCGGAGGTGATTGTGACGAGCTGTTTCAGTCGCCGGGCAGAATTCTCTCGCTGCTGAATCGGCATCTTTATCGGAGTACGCAGCCGGAAAAGTATGCGACGCTTTTCCTTGCTCACTACGATGCGGGGAACTCTACGCTTACTTATTCCAATGCGGGTCAGCTTCCTCCGCTGGTGCTTGGCAGAGATGGTACTGTTCGCCGTCTGGATCGCGGTGGAACTGTCGTTGGCCTGATGGACGGAATGCGTTATGAGGAAGATCGCTTCAAGATGCGTTCCGGAGACATTCTGGTGGCTTATTCGGACGGTGTAACGGAGCCCGAAAACGACTTTGGCGAGTTTGGGGAAGAGCGTTTGATGGAGGTCGTCAGCCGATATCGCGACCAGCCGTTGCACGTCATTTCGAACCAGGTGATGCAGGCGCTCGACGCATGGATCGGGGCGGATGAGCAGCCGGACGACATCACCCTTGTCCTCGCCCGCCAGGTCTGA